One Rhodospirillaceae bacterium genomic region harbors:
- the rseP gene encoding RIP metalloprotease RseP, with protein sequence MEALIFFWDYVVLFLIVLTVLVFVHELGHFLVARYNGVRVEVFSIGFGPELVGWNDTKGTRWRIALLPLGGYVKMFGESDEIEVPNEEDDDEAEIKTRKMTDEEIAVSFHHKKLKQRTAIVFAGPLANFAFTIFVLAGLFAVVGIPKPLSYVGGVVEKSAAAEAGFKTGDQVTAINAEAIKYFDDLRRIVGNSADSKLSFNVTRDGKDVVLSAIPRAKSYTGEDGAQKSRGMLGVRYDPEKIVYERLNPFTAVWRGVERTAAMTMTILSTLGQMIVGDENPQQLRGVLGIAQISGDVAQRGFVEVIFFMAALSLNLGLINLFPIPMLDGGHLAFYAVEAIRGRPLGERAQEYGFRFGLGLVLLLFLYATRNDILHFMN encoded by the coding sequence ATGGAAGCTTTGATTTTCTTTTGGGACTACGTGGTCCTATTTTTAATTGTCCTTACCGTACTCGTCTTTGTTCATGAATTAGGGCATTTCCTCGTCGCCCGATATAACGGCGTTCGGGTTGAGGTGTTCTCCATCGGGTTTGGGCCAGAACTGGTTGGTTGGAACGATACCAAGGGAACGCGTTGGCGGATTGCTCTGCTGCCTTTAGGCGGCTACGTCAAAATGTTTGGCGAGAGCGATGAAATAGAGGTTCCCAACGAAGAAGACGATGACGAGGCCGAAATTAAGACCCGTAAAATGACCGACGAAGAAATCGCAGTTTCGTTCCACCATAAAAAGCTAAAGCAGCGTACCGCGATTGTGTTCGCCGGACCCTTGGCTAATTTTGCTTTTACGATATTTGTGTTGGCAGGGCTATTCGCCGTCGTCGGCATACCCAAGCCGTTATCCTACGTCGGCGGTGTGGTCGAAAAAAGTGCTGCGGCGGAAGCGGGCTTTAAGACAGGTGACCAGGTTACGGCGATTAATGCCGAAGCGATCAAATATTTCGACGATCTCCGGCGTATTGTCGGCAATAGCGCCGACAGTAAACTGAGCTTCAACGTGACCCGTGACGGTAAGGACGTTGTGCTAAGCGCTATTCCACGAGCGAAGTCTTATACCGGGGAAGATGGCGCTCAGAAATCCCGCGGCATGTTGGGCGTGCGCTATGATCCTGAAAAAATCGTGTACGAAAGACTTAATCCGTTTACCGCAGTTTGGCGGGGTGTGGAGCGGACTGCGGCAATGACGATGACGATCCTTTCGACATTAGGACAAATGATCGTTGGCGATGAAAATCCGCAGCAATTACGCGGCGTCCTAGGTATTGCACAAATTTCTGGTGATGTTGCCCAACGCGGCTTTGTCGAGGTAATATTTTTTATGGCCGCTTTATCTCTTAATTTAGGGCTTATTAACCTATTTCCCATACCCATGTTGGACGGAGGTCATTTGGCTTTCTATGCAGTTGAGGCCATTCGGGGGCGTCCTTTGGGAGAAAGAGCGCAAGAATACGGTTTCCGATTCGGTCTGGGTCTGGTATTGCTGCTTTTCCTGTATGCGACCAGGAACGATATATTGCATTTTATGAATTAA